A window from Actinomycetospora corticicola encodes these proteins:
- a CDS encoding excalibur calcium-binding domain-containing protein, with the protein MRSGRATRTAAVLMAGLVGAAVLAPGMAFAQDTQDTCTPAGGTVNASGECVFPSSTGSGPADSGSNADSGGSSGETIVVTPPPSTPSTSGSTVPDGTDTGTGSADATTTDATPTGTTPAEVTVPESGDADAAQKQAAAAVPTISPAQVTTSLQNLTGLDLASGLPIADALKDLPTGNLDLGDLTIPDFPSSGSFSSPRDACLFLASKVTVDDGQAGAIGQQFASFCGALPGSFDPSTGYGSLPDLVAALDELCHGLENTHHYGYHLHDGYGRDDINCDEVTGDQAQAIYEADRSDPNNLDGDNDGIACEDNPRDYETVTADYDGYPQGGVATGDSAPGLAPGTAAALAGLGVASLAGATRRREEDEDEVRA; encoded by the coding sequence GTGAGGTCTGGCAGGGCGACCCGCACCGCCGCGGTGCTGATGGCGGGTCTGGTGGGTGCCGCCGTGCTGGCGCCGGGGATGGCGTTCGCGCAGGACACGCAGGACACCTGCACACCCGCCGGCGGAACGGTGAACGCGAGCGGGGAATGCGTGTTCCCGTCGTCGACCGGTTCCGGTCCGGCCGACAGCGGCAGCAACGCGGACTCGGGTGGCTCCAGCGGCGAGACCATCGTCGTGACGCCGCCGCCGTCCACGCCCTCGACGTCCGGGTCGACCGTGCCCGATGGAACGGACACCGGCACCGGCTCGGCCGACGCGACGACGACCGACGCGACCCCCACCGGTACCACTCCGGCCGAGGTGACCGTCCCGGAGTCCGGCGACGCGGACGCCGCGCAGAAGCAGGCGGCGGCCGCCGTCCCGACCATCTCGCCCGCGCAGGTGACGACCTCCCTGCAGAACCTCACCGGCCTCGACCTGGCGTCGGGCCTGCCGATCGCCGACGCGCTGAAGGACCTGCCGACCGGCAACCTCGACCTCGGCGACCTGACGATCCCCGACTTCCCGTCGTCCGGCTCCTTCTCGAGCCCGCGGGACGCGTGCCTGTTCCTGGCGAGCAAGGTGACCGTCGACGACGGGCAGGCCGGCGCCATCGGCCAGCAGTTCGCCTCGTTCTGCGGCGCCCTGCCCGGCTCGTTCGACCCGTCGACCGGATACGGCTCGCTGCCCGACCTGGTCGCGGCGCTCGACGAGCTGTGCCACGGGCTCGAGAACACGCACCACTACGGCTACCACCTCCACGACGGGTACGGCCGCGACGACATCAATTGCGACGAGGTGACCGGCGACCAGGCCCAGGCCATCTACGAGGCTGACCGCTCGGACCCGAACAACCTCGACGGCGACAACGATGGGATCGCCTGCGAGGACAACCCGCGCGATTACGAGACGGTGACCGCCGACTACGACGGCTATCCCCAGGGCGGCGTCGCGACCGGTGACTCCGCGCCGGGCCTCGCCCCGGGCACCGCGGCCGCGCTCGCGGGGCTGGGCGTCGCGAGCCTGGCCGGGGCCACCCGTCGTCGGGAAGAGGACGAGGACGAGGTGCGCGCGTGA
- a CDS encoding alpha/beta fold hydrolase: MNENVGPVSLATGITLRVARSGVLTPGVPTLVLAHGWSQDLRTWDRVVRDLRRAGVTSEIVRYDHRGHGGSESGGEHASTIGRAADDLAALLRDHVDGPIVLAGHSMGGMTLMALAERHPDLVRERVVGAGFVATASDDMAELTLGLPGRRGAFVAHGERAIMPFLASLGNRAPVARADPEGSGTHARSIALAPVVRALVFGRHARRADVLSVAEQTFAADPVAVLAFRNSIGEHRRTSSLESLHGVPTVVLVGTNDRLCPIDHAHTIAAALPAAELVVLPGAGHMITFERSPEVAAHLQGLVEAASVTAPVVGKEASLVQ; encoded by the coding sequence ATGAACGAGAACGTCGGCCCCGTCAGCCTCGCCACGGGCATCACCCTGCGGGTGGCGCGGAGCGGGGTCCTGACGCCGGGCGTCCCCACCCTGGTCCTCGCCCACGGCTGGTCGCAGGACCTCCGCACGTGGGACCGGGTCGTCCGTGACCTGCGCCGGGCCGGGGTGACGAGCGAGATCGTCCGCTACGACCACCGCGGCCACGGCGGCTCGGAGTCCGGCGGCGAGCACGCGTCCACGATCGGCCGCGCCGCCGACGACCTGGCGGCCCTGCTGCGCGACCACGTCGACGGGCCGATCGTCCTCGCCGGGCACTCCATGGGCGGGATGACGCTCATGGCGCTGGCCGAGCGGCACCCCGACCTGGTCCGCGAGCGCGTCGTCGGCGCCGGGTTCGTCGCCACCGCGAGCGACGACATGGCGGAGCTGACCCTGGGCCTGCCCGGCCGGCGCGGCGCCTTCGTCGCCCACGGGGAGCGGGCGATCATGCCGTTCCTCGCGTCGCTGGGGAACCGCGCGCCGGTCGCTCGCGCCGATCCCGAGGGCAGCGGCACCCACGCCCGCTCGATCGCCCTCGCCCCCGTCGTCCGGGCCCTCGTCTTCGGGCGCCACGCGCGGCGCGCGGACGTGCTGAGCGTGGCCGAACAGACCTTCGCGGCCGACCCGGTCGCCGTACTCGCGTTCCGGAACTCGATCGGCGAGCACCGGCGGACGTCGTCGCTCGAGTCGCTGCACGGCGTCCCGACCGTGGTGCTGGTCGGCACGAACGACCGGCTCTGCCCGATCGACCACGCCCACACCATCGCCGCGGCCCTGCCCGCCGCCGAGCTGGTCGTCCTCCCGGGCGCCGGCCACATGATCACCTTCGAGCGGTCGCCGGAGGTGGCCGCGCACCTGCAGGGCCTCGTCGAGGCCGCCAGCGTCACCGCACCGGTCGTCGGGAAGGAAGCGTCCCTTGTTCAGTGA
- a CDS encoding ArnT family glycosyltransferase yields MSTVADAPASAAPAEPPVVGKAPHDPRWVRPTFWVLLAATAVTYLWNLGASGYANSFYAAAVQAGTQSWKAWLFGALDAPGLITVDKPPASLWVMALSGRIFGFSSWSLLVPQALMGVASVALVYLTCRRWSGPRTALAAAALLAFMPVAALMFRFDNPDAMLVLCMVAAAYVTVRAVDAAGTKAGTWWLVAAGALVGLGFLTKQLQVMLVVPGLALVHLVVAPTTLRRRIGDLLAAGVAIVVSAGWYIALVDLWPASDRPYIGGSTDNSLLELALGYNGLGRILGSERGGPGGGGMPRGGMPGGGMSSGGMPGGGMPPGGGFGPGGGGFGGSPSPWRMLTAEFSGNASWLLPAGIVLLVAGLWVTRRAPRTDRTRGLLLLGGAWMVVHTVVFSAMSGIIHPYYTVALAPGVAITAAAGASILWRSRSSVVARAVLAVVVVGTAAWSAVILTQADSLSWLRWVVVVAGVLGAIGLLLPRLTARRLGAMAVAVLALIGTVGASTAFAAVTAATPHQGSIVSAGANSGMGFPGGGMRRAGDRSGAMRGGPEGEQTSPQLVALLQGAGTRWAAATTGAMSQASIQLAAGVPVMALGGFSGSDPAPTLAQFQEYVATGQVRYYIEGGPFGGGPGGFPTAGAAAPGGSAPDAAAPDAAAGAADRGGRAGRGVSGEIATWVTTHFTKTDVGGRTVYDLSRPLA; encoded by the coding sequence ATGAGCACCGTCGCCGACGCACCCGCGTCCGCCGCACCCGCCGAACCACCTGTCGTCGGGAAGGCCCCGCACGACCCCCGCTGGGTCCGTCCCACCTTCTGGGTCCTGCTCGCCGCCACCGCGGTGACCTACCTGTGGAACCTCGGCGCCTCGGGTTACGCCAACTCGTTCTACGCCGCCGCGGTGCAGGCGGGGACGCAGTCGTGGAAGGCCTGGTTGTTCGGGGCCCTCGACGCCCCCGGCCTGATCACCGTCGACAAGCCCCCGGCCTCGCTGTGGGTCATGGCGCTGTCGGGGCGGATCTTCGGGTTCTCGTCGTGGTCGCTGCTCGTGCCGCAGGCGCTGATGGGCGTCGCGTCGGTCGCGCTGGTGTACCTGACCTGTCGACGCTGGTCGGGGCCCCGGACCGCACTCGCCGCGGCCGCCCTGCTGGCGTTCATGCCGGTCGCCGCGCTGATGTTCCGGTTCGACAACCCGGACGCGATGCTCGTGCTCTGCATGGTCGCCGCGGCCTACGTGACGGTGCGCGCCGTCGACGCCGCGGGCACGAAGGCCGGGACGTGGTGGCTGGTCGCGGCGGGCGCGCTGGTCGGGCTCGGGTTCCTGACCAAGCAGCTGCAGGTCATGCTCGTCGTCCCCGGCCTGGCCCTGGTCCATCTGGTCGTCGCCCCGACCACGCTGCGGCGGCGGATCGGTGACCTGCTCGCGGCCGGGGTCGCGATCGTCGTCTCGGCGGGCTGGTACATCGCGCTCGTCGACCTGTGGCCCGCGTCCGACCGGCCCTACATCGGGGGGTCCACCGACAACTCGCTGCTCGAGCTCGCGCTGGGCTACAACGGCCTCGGCCGCATCCTCGGGTCCGAGCGGGGCGGCCCCGGCGGGGGTGGCATGCCCCGGGGCGGGATGCCCGGCGGCGGCATGTCCAGTGGTGGGATGCCCGGCGGGGGGATGCCGCCCGGTGGCGGTTTCGGTCCCGGGGGCGGCGGGTTCGGTGGATCACCCAGCCCGTGGCGGATGCTGACCGCGGAGTTCTCCGGGAACGCCTCCTGGCTGCTGCCCGCGGGGATCGTGCTGCTGGTGGCCGGGCTGTGGGTCACGCGACGCGCGCCCCGCACCGACCGGACGCGCGGGCTGCTCCTGCTCGGTGGCGCCTGGATGGTCGTCCACACGGTCGTGTTCTCCGCGATGAGCGGGATCATCCACCCCTACTACACGGTCGCCCTCGCCCCCGGCGTCGCGATCACGGCGGCCGCGGGCGCCTCGATCCTGTGGCGGTCCCGCAGCTCGGTCGTCGCCCGTGCGGTGCTCGCCGTCGTGGTGGTCGGGACCGCGGCCTGGAGCGCCGTGATCCTGACGCAGGCCGACTCGCTGTCCTGGCTGCGCTGGGTGGTGGTCGTCGCCGGCGTGCTCGGGGCGATCGGGCTGCTCCTGCCGCGGCTGACCGCCCGCCGGCTCGGCGCGATGGCCGTCGCCGTCCTCGCCCTGATCGGCACGGTCGGCGCCTCGACCGCCTTCGCGGCCGTGACCGCGGCGACCCCGCACCAGGGCTCGATCGTCTCGGCAGGCGCGAACAGCGGGATGGGCTTCCCCGGCGGCGGGATGCGCCGCGCGGGCGACCGCAGCGGTGCGATGCGCGGCGGACCGGAGGGTGAGCAGACCTCGCCGCAGCTGGTCGCGCTCCTCCAGGGCGCGGGCACCCGCTGGGCGGCCGCAACGACGGGCGCGATGAGCCAGGCCTCGATCCAGCTCGCCGCGGGCGTCCCGGTCATGGCTCTCGGCGGCTTCAGCGGCAGCGACCCGGCGCCGACCCTCGCCCAGTTCCAGGAGTACGTGGCCACGGGACAGGTCCGCTACTACATCGAGGGCGGCCCGTTCGGTGGCGGACCCGGGGGCTTCCCGACGGCGGGTGCTGCCGCTCCGGGTGGGTCCGCTCCGGATGCTGCCGCTCCGGATGCTGCCGCGGGCGCGGCGGACCGGGGTGGCCGGGCCGGTCGAGGGGTGAGCGGCGAGATCGCCACCTGGGTCACGACGCACTTCACGAAGACCGACGTCGGCGGGAGGACCGTCTACGACCTGAGCCGTCCGCTCGCCTGA
- a CDS encoding methyltransferase domain-containing protein encodes MSARDRLLALLTEEPADVTGPWLDLVRGRPGSRGRIQDAWESTSGAGGYDGLLALGDQVEAYVPALVGGGNLRAFYRVDDRLGLVGGETVLDLACGPGTLTRRLARAVGRDGLVIGVDLSEPMLTRAARSTAFAQVDFVRADAMDLPFHDAAVDAVSCSLCLHLVPDLVTTLTEITRVLRPAGAAAFAVPAHAPGPLRPFTEMFARWGQARLFGPGDLAGALRDLGWSGVSERSLGGIRVVDASAPV; translated from the coding sequence GTGAGCGCCCGGGACCGGCTGCTGGCCCTGCTCACCGAGGAGCCCGCGGACGTCACCGGTCCCTGGCTCGATCTGGTGCGGGGCCGGCCGGGGTCCCGGGGACGCATCCAGGACGCCTGGGAGAGCACGTCCGGGGCGGGCGGGTACGACGGGCTGCTCGCGCTCGGCGACCAGGTGGAGGCCTACGTCCCCGCCCTGGTCGGCGGCGGCAACCTGCGGGCGTTCTACCGGGTCGACGACCGGCTCGGCCTCGTGGGCGGGGAGACGGTGCTCGACCTCGCCTGCGGGCCGGGCACGCTGACGCGGCGGCTCGCCCGCGCCGTCGGCCGGGACGGCCTCGTGATCGGCGTGGACCTGTCGGAGCCGATGCTCACGCGCGCCGCCCGGTCCACCGCCTTCGCCCAGGTGGACTTCGTCCGCGCCGACGCGATGGACCTGCCCTTCCACGACGCGGCGGTGGACGCCGTCTCGTGCTCGCTCTGCCTGCACCTGGTGCCCGACCTCGTCACCACGCTGACCGAGATCACCCGGGTGCTGCGGCCCGCCGGCGCGGCCGCGTTCGCGGTGCCGGCCCACGCCCCGGGGCCGCTGCGGCCGTTCACCGAGATGTTCGCGCGCTGGGGTCAGGCCCGGCTCTTCGGCCCGGGCGACCTCGCCGGCGCGCTGCGCGACCTGGGGTGGTCGGGCGTCTCGGAGCGCTCCCTCGGCGGCATCCGCGTGGTCGACGCGAGCGCCCCGGTCTGA
- a CDS encoding flavin-containing monooxygenase, with product MFSEVVIVGSGFSGLGQALALREAGITDVVMLEKAPRGVGGTWRDNTYPGCACDIPSHMYSLSTDPNPDWSRSYSPQPEIHDYLERLADRHDLRRLIRFSTEMTGATWDEESRTWTVHTTTGEYRCRFLVSGMGALHLPSKPTLPGAERFRGETFHSAEWRHDVDLRGKRVAVVGTGASAIQFVPQIAPLVSQLTLFQRTPAWVLPKGDHPIGTWRKRLFEKAPLIQKAYRGALYAGLESRAIGFMSRPELLRPAEWIARKHIERSISDPALVDRLTPRYSLGCKRVLVSNDYYPALARPNVDVVASGIAEVTEHGVVDHDGVEHPADVIIYGTGFHVTDSMDGLEITGRDGRTLRSAWAEHGMRTHYGITVTDFPNLFFLLGPNTGLGHNSVVFMIECQARYVAQAISAVHGYGCSGLDVRAEVMQRSDAAVMQRLEKGIWTRGGCTSWYLDAAGNNRTIWPGFTLRYWAETRRFRPEDYEFFGRSSDFAVPTTGAADSTGRAPVPAPV from the coding sequence TTGTTCAGTGAGGTCGTGATCGTCGGCTCCGGTTTCTCCGGGCTCGGCCAGGCGCTCGCCCTGCGCGAGGCCGGCATCACCGACGTCGTCATGCTGGAGAAGGCCCCGCGCGGCGTGGGCGGGACCTGGCGGGACAACACCTACCCCGGCTGCGCGTGCGACATCCCGTCGCACATGTACTCGCTCTCGACCGATCCCAACCCGGACTGGTCGCGCTCGTACTCCCCGCAGCCGGAGATCCACGACTACCTCGAGCGGCTCGCCGACCGCCACGACCTGCGCCGCCTCATCCGCTTCTCCACCGAGATGACGGGCGCGACGTGGGACGAGGAGTCGCGCACCTGGACGGTCCACACGACGACGGGTGAGTACCGCTGCCGCTTCCTGGTCTCCGGGATGGGCGCGCTGCACCTGCCGTCGAAGCCCACCCTGCCCGGCGCGGAGCGCTTCCGCGGCGAGACCTTCCACTCCGCGGAGTGGCGCCACGACGTGGACCTGCGGGGCAAGCGGGTCGCGGTGGTCGGCACGGGGGCGAGCGCGATCCAGTTCGTGCCGCAGATCGCCCCGCTCGTCTCGCAGCTCACGCTCTTCCAGCGCACGCCCGCGTGGGTGCTGCCCAAGGGCGACCACCCGATCGGCACGTGGCGCAAGCGGCTCTTCGAGAAGGCACCGCTGATCCAGAAGGCCTATCGGGGAGCGCTCTACGCCGGGCTCGAGTCCCGCGCCATCGGGTTCATGAGCCGCCCCGAGCTGCTCCGACCCGCCGAGTGGATCGCCCGCAAACACATCGAGCGGTCGATCTCCGACCCGGCGCTCGTCGACCGGCTGACCCCGCGCTACTCGTTGGGCTGCAAGCGGGTGCTCGTGTCGAACGACTACTACCCGGCGCTCGCCCGCCCGAACGTCGACGTGGTGGCGAGCGGGATCGCCGAGGTGACCGAGCACGGGGTCGTCGACCACGACGGCGTCGAGCACCCGGCCGACGTGATCATCTACGGCACCGGCTTCCACGTCACCGACTCGATGGACGGGCTGGAGATCACCGGACGGGACGGGCGCACGCTGCGCTCCGCCTGGGCCGAGCACGGCATGCGGACGCACTACGGGATCACGGTCACCGACTTCCCGAACCTGTTCTTCCTCCTCGGCCCGAACACCGGCCTCGGCCACAACTCCGTCGTGTTCATGATCGAGTGCCAGGCCCGCTACGTCGCCCAGGCGATCTCCGCGGTGCACGGCTACGGCTGCTCCGGGCTCGACGTGCGCGCCGAGGTCATGCAGCGCTCCGACGCGGCGGTGATGCAGCGGTTGGAGAAGGGCATCTGGACCCGCGGCGGCTGCACGTCGTGGTACCTGGACGCCGCCGGGAACAACCGGACCATCTGGCCCGGCTTCACGCTGCGGTACTGGGCGGAGACCCGGCGCTTCCGCCCGGAGGACTACGAGTTCTTCGGCCGGTCCTCGGACTTCGCCGTCCCGACGACGGGTGCGGCGGACTCGACCGGTCGGGCGCCGGTCCCGGCTCCGGTCTGA
- a CDS encoding class F sortase yields the protein MTRTRSPLLVWALAALAAVIALTVLMNVGPRSARTGTSTVSMPAGATSESLPLAASAPTGIEIPAIGVTRDSIMKLGYNEDLSLQVPPDAATVGWFSRGSAPGTNGPAVFASHVNYRGVEGGFAHLSALTAGDEVLVHRADGSSVAYVVDRVEQASKRAFPTAQVYGPTGDAQIRLITCGGDFDSATRNYADNVIVFGHAERAWR from the coding sequence GTGACCCGCACCCGCTCGCCGCTGCTCGTGTGGGCGCTCGCGGCCCTCGCCGCCGTGATCGCGTTGACGGTGCTGATGAACGTCGGACCGCGCTCGGCCCGGACCGGCACCTCGACCGTGTCGATGCCCGCCGGGGCGACGTCCGAGTCGCTGCCGCTGGCGGCGTCCGCGCCGACCGGTATCGAGATCCCGGCCATCGGCGTCACCCGCGACAGCATCATGAAGCTCGGCTACAACGAGGACCTGTCGCTGCAGGTCCCGCCGGACGCCGCGACCGTCGGCTGGTTCTCCCGCGGCTCCGCGCCGGGGACGAACGGGCCGGCCGTGTTCGCCTCGCACGTCAACTACCGCGGCGTGGAGGGCGGCTTCGCGCACCTCTCCGCGCTGACCGCGGGCGACGAGGTCCTGGTGCACCGCGCCGACGGGTCGTCGGTGGCCTACGTGGTCGACCGGGTCGAGCAGGCGTCCAAGCGGGCGTTCCCGACCGCCCAGGTCTACGGCCCGACCGGCGACGCGCAGATCCGGCTCATCACCTGTGGTGGTGATTTCGACTCCGCGACCCGGAACTACGCGGACAACGTGATCGTCTTCGGGCACGCCGAGCGGGCCTGGCGGTAG
- a CDS encoding acyl-CoA thioesterase — protein sequence MSKALDELVGDVLDLEAIERDIFRGRSPQESLLRVFGGQVAAQAMVAAGRTVDDERPVHSLHGYFLRPGDPFAPIVYEVDRARDGRSFTTRRVTAVQHGETIFTMSASFQRPEEGVEHQAPMPETPGPDGLARRDMPPVPADRPAWTTTGKALTWPLDVRYVDHAPWDDTTDRPPRNRVWIRADGELPDPAVPGGRLLHVCVLTYASDLTLLEAAVFPHVQGGAAARDVSLASLDHAVWFHRPFRADEWLLYVQESPNAGGGRGLASGRLYRADGTLVASVVQEGLIRRRRP from the coding sequence ATGAGCAAGGCCCTCGACGAACTCGTCGGCGACGTCCTGGACCTCGAAGCCATCGAGCGCGACATCTTCCGCGGCCGCAGCCCGCAGGAGTCGCTGCTGCGCGTCTTCGGGGGACAGGTCGCCGCGCAGGCCATGGTGGCCGCCGGCCGCACCGTCGACGACGAGCGCCCGGTGCACTCCCTGCACGGCTACTTCCTGCGTCCCGGGGATCCGTTCGCGCCGATCGTCTACGAGGTCGACCGGGCCCGGGACGGCCGGTCCTTCACCACGCGCCGGGTCACCGCGGTGCAGCACGGCGAGACGATCTTCACGATGTCCGCGTCGTTCCAGCGCCCCGAGGAGGGCGTGGAGCACCAGGCGCCGATGCCCGAGACTCCCGGCCCGGACGGGCTCGCCCGCCGCGACATGCCGCCGGTGCCGGCGGACCGCCCTGCCTGGACGACGACGGGCAAGGCCCTGACCTGGCCGCTCGACGTGCGCTACGTCGACCACGCGCCCTGGGACGACACCACCGACCGCCCGCCGCGCAACCGTGTGTGGATCCGGGCCGACGGCGAGCTGCCCGACCCCGCCGTCCCGGGCGGGCGCCTGCTCCACGTCTGCGTGCTCACCTACGCCAGCGACCTCACCCTGCTCGAGGCCGCCGTGTTCCCGCACGTGCAGGGCGGCGCCGCGGCCCGCGACGTCAGCCTCGCGAGCCTCGACCACGCCGTCTGGTTCCACCGGCCGTTCCGCGCCGACGAGTGGCTGCTCTACGTGCAGGAGTCACCCAACGCGGGCGGCGGGCGCGGCCTCGCGTCCGGTCGGCTCTACCGCGCGGACGGGACGCTGGTGGCGAGCGTCGTGCAGGAGGGCCTCATCCGGCGCCGCCGCCCCTGA
- a CDS encoding phosphatase PAP2 family protein, translating to MTSLETRPTVPLHPVVRRDGGWAGRVVGGLVLGVLGTVVTAASWLLLVDSSSGRRLDHAVMVAVEGVFSGVRSEVLDLLRLVSVASVGLALVAIAVIGLSRRRVGAVGAGLVMVLLSQAITQGLKAVLPREGGAENSLPSGHVTVISALVIATLLVLPAALRYVAGAVGLVVIAGASVAVIAAGWHRPGDVLAAYGVIAAVGGALLVVDGLRRALSGPPAR from the coding sequence ATGACCAGCCTCGAGACGCGCCCCACCGTCCCGCTGCACCCGGTCGTCCGGCGCGACGGCGGGTGGGCCGGCCGTGTGGTCGGTGGGCTGGTGCTCGGGGTGCTCGGCACGGTGGTCACGGCCGCGAGCTGGCTGCTGCTGGTCGACTCGAGCTCCGGGCGGCGGCTCGACCACGCGGTGATGGTCGCGGTGGAGGGCGTCTTCTCCGGGGTCCGCTCCGAGGTGCTCGACCTGCTGCGGCTGGTCAGCGTCGCGTCGGTCGGGCTCGCGCTCGTCGCGATCGCCGTGATCGGCCTGTCCCGACGACGGGTCGGTGCGGTCGGGGCCGGCCTGGTCATGGTCCTGCTCAGCCAGGCGATCACACAGGGCCTCAAGGCCGTGCTGCCCCGGGAGGGCGGCGCGGAGAACTCGCTCCCGAGCGGGCACGTCACGGTGATCAGCGCGCTCGTGATCGCGACACTGCTCGTCCTGCCCGCGGCGCTGCGCTACGTGGCCGGGGCCGTCGGACTCGTGGTCATCGCCGGGGCGTCGGTCGCCGTGATCGCCGCCGGCTGGCACCGGCCGGGGGACGTGCTCGCGGCCTACGGGGTCATCGCCGCGGTCGGGGGAGCGCTGCTCGTGGTGGACGGGCTCCGGCGGGCCCTGTCCGGCCCGCCGGCGCGCTGA
- a CDS encoding wax ester/triacylglycerol synthase family O-acyltransferase, with translation MQQLSGLDAVFLAAEDDHQFMHVSQLVVFDKPDPDYEPFTAWRRQLADRLHLLEPLRRRLVEVPLGLDHPYWISDPDFDLDFHVRHSAVPPPGDDAQLDELVGRLIAGPMDREHPLWVSHVIEGLAATEEAPHGRFALLTMVHHAAIDGASGAELLTLMLDDVPDAERPSDAGRWSPEDPPSYPGLLGRAAWHGVQRPGRALLLAAQAGQQVAAATRHPAVIDLADRVRRSLRGQIGAVLNVGRARDADAESPRLPSTPAPATPFNAPISRYRRFARRSVSLDEVKAAGKDHDATVNDVVVAACSGALRTYLLERDALPDAPLSAMIPVSLRTGEEPDMWTNRVSATVASLPTDVADRTERLAAAHQALQTAKAVFRATPGALAPEGAGLGVPALTTLISRVTTRTAARGLVPFNVIISNVPGPQEPLYMSGARARHYYPVSAVADGQGLNITVQSYDGSVDIGLVSCARLVPDLSRLVDLIAEEFHALYGADAS, from the coding sequence GTGCAGCAGTTGTCGGGTCTGGACGCGGTGTTCCTCGCCGCGGAGGACGACCACCAGTTCATGCACGTCAGCCAGCTCGTGGTGTTCGACAAGCCGGACCCGGACTACGAGCCCTTCACGGCCTGGCGTCGTCAGCTCGCCGACCGGCTGCACCTGCTCGAGCCCCTGCGCCGGCGCCTGGTCGAGGTGCCGCTGGGTCTGGACCACCCGTACTGGATCTCCGACCCCGACTTCGACCTGGACTTCCACGTCCGGCACTCCGCCGTCCCGCCGCCCGGTGACGACGCCCAGCTCGACGAGCTCGTCGGCCGGCTCATCGCCGGCCCGATGGACCGCGAGCACCCGCTGTGGGTCTCGCACGTCATCGAGGGCCTCGCGGCGACCGAGGAGGCCCCGCACGGCCGGTTCGCCCTGCTGACGATGGTCCACCACGCCGCGATCGACGGGGCCTCGGGCGCCGAGCTGCTCACCCTCATGCTCGACGACGTCCCGGACGCCGAGCGGCCCTCCGACGCGGGCCGCTGGAGCCCGGAGGACCCGCCGTCGTACCCGGGGTTGCTCGGGCGCGCCGCGTGGCACGGCGTGCAGCGCCCCGGCCGCGCCCTGCTCCTCGCCGCGCAGGCCGGCCAGCAGGTCGCCGCTGCCACCCGGCACCCGGCCGTGATCGATCTCGCCGACCGGGTGCGGCGCAGCCTGCGCGGGCAGATCGGCGCCGTGCTCAACGTCGGGCGGGCCCGGGACGCCGACGCGGAATCCCCGCGCCTGCCCTCGACCCCGGCTCCGGCGACACCGTTCAACGCCCCGATCAGCCGCTACCGACGGTTCGCGCGCCGCTCGGTGTCGCTGGACGAGGTGAAGGCGGCCGGGAAGGACCACGACGCCACGGTCAACGACGTCGTCGTCGCGGCCTGCTCCGGCGCACTGCGCACCTACCTGCTCGAGCGCGACGCGCTGCCCGACGCCCCGCTCTCGGCGATGATCCCGGTGTCGCTGCGAACCGGCGAGGAGCCGGACATGTGGACCAACCGGGTCTCCGCCACCGTCGCCTCGCTGCCCACCGACGTCGCCGACCGGACCGAGCGCCTCGCGGCCGCCCACCAGGCCCTGCAGACGGCGAAGGCGGTCTTCCGCGCGACGCCGGGCGCGCTCGCGCCGGAGGGCGCGGGCCTCGGCGTCCCGGCCCTGACGACGCTGATCAGCCGGGTGACCACGCGGACCGCCGCCCGCGGCCTCGTGCCGTTCAACGTGATCATCTCGAACGTGCCCGGCCCCCAGGAGCCGCTGTACATGTCCGGGGCACGGGCGCGCCACTACTACCCGGTGAGCGCGGTCGCCGACGGCCAGGGACTCAACATCACGGTGCAGAGCTACGACGGGTCGGTCGACATCGGCCTCGTGTCGTGCGCCCGGCTCGTGCCGGACCTGTCGCGGCTGGTCGACCTGATCGCCGAGGAGTTCCACGCCCTGTACGGCGCGGACGCGTCGTGA